The Nitrosomonadales bacterium nucleotide sequence GCCCGCGAAGTGGAGGCCGGATCGTTCGGGTTGTGCATGGACACCGCGCGTTACTGGGGGCACAACCACATCGTGTATGCCGCGCCGTCCTCGCTGCCGCCGGAACTGTCCGGACTGGTTGCCGGGTTGGAGGACAGCCTGCGCAGGCATCACTTCCGGTTCGACCGGCGCGCATACAAGCCGCATGTCACGCTGGCGCGCAATGCAAAGTGGACGGATGCGCCGCTGCCAGCGATGCCGCCGGTGCATTGGCCGGTCGGTGATTTCGCGCTGGTGCAATCCGTGCCTGACGGCGGGCGGGCGGATTATCGCGTGCTGGCGCGTTTCCCTTTGCGCGCATCTGGCGGATAATCACATCCGCAAAACCCGTCCCCCTCACCATGAAAAAACCGAGCCATTCCGCCCCGCCGGGCAACTTCCTGCTGCTAGCCGTGCTGTGCGCGCTGTCTGTGCCGACGGTTCAAGCTGGCGAAGAAGACTTCGCGCGGTGTGCGAAACAGTACCCGGACGACAATGCCGCGCGCCTGAAATGTTACGACAGTGCAGTATCTTCCGCTTCCGCGACCGTCCTGCCGCAACCCGTGGCAGATGTACCGGTCGGTGAGAAGGGTGATGGCAAGGCCGATGATGAAGAGAATGGCGCGCCGGCAGATGCGACACAACCGTCAGACGAGCGCTCTTATCTGACGCGCGCCTGGAATCTGGATGACAGGAACGCCCGCGGCGAAAGCAAGGTGGGTCGCC carries:
- the thpR gene encoding RNA 2',3'-cyclic phosphodiesterase, with amino-acid sequence MEPELETARVFFALWPDRKVRVALSAWQPCLHELCGGRAMRAVTLHTTLVFLGEVATHRLEALQLAAREVEAGSFGLCMDTARYWGHNHIVYAAPSSLPPELSGLVAGLEDSLRRHHFRFDRRAYKPHVTLARNAKWTDAPLPAMPPVHWPVGDFALVQSVPDGGRADYRVLARFPLRASGG